The DNA sequence ACAGTTATAATGCAAAAACTATTTCTTAAATAAAAGGAGATATATACCGTGAGAATTTTAGCTGTAGTTCTTTTGCTTTCCCTGTTTACCGCCAGGTCTGTTTATGCCCATGGTGAATGTTGTTTATCAGGTTCCCTTTCAGAAGCAACAATTTCCGGAATAACCCTTGCGCCGAATTTTGGAATTTCTCTTCAATATGAGTATACGAACATGAAGACTATACGAGATGGTACGAACAGTATAAGCCATAATGAAGTATTGGAGAAGAAGGCGGAAGAGTGGCCTATGATGTCTATGGACACAAAGAGTTTCTCCATTCCTACAAGGATGATTATGCAGAAGTATACCCTCCTGGGTGTCTATTCTTTCACAGAAAAGTTTCAGTTTCTTGCCACTGTTCCTTATGTCAAAAATGATATGAATATGAGATCAATAACAAGGAATCCTATGGGTATGGATATGATTATGGATATGGAGATGGATACGGTTGAAGGTCTTGGGGACGTGACCCTTATGGGGTTATATACCCTCTATACCGATGCGCCGGTTCTTCCGACAAAAAGGCTTACTTTAGGTTTAGGGGTAAAAACCCCTACAGGGGAAAATGATGAAAAGACAGATTCTGGTAAACTTGTCCATGCCGTAATGCAACCAGGAACCGGATCGTGGGATCCGCTGCTTTTTGTTAACTATATGCGCGCATTTTATCCGTGGGTATTTCAGGTTAACTTCCTGTATCAACTAACTACAGAAGGAGATGAAGGTTATGAGTTTGGAGATAAAGTATCGTTAGATTTTGTTACGAGGTATCAGGTTACCAGCTATTTAAGTCCCGGCTTTGAGTTGAACGGTTTCTATGGAGCAAAGGATATCGATCATGATGATAAGTTTTCAAGACCGGAGACATCTCTTTTAGACAATACCGATAACACAGGTCTTGTTTCTCTTTCTGTTACTCCTTCTCTTCAGATACGGATTCCGAAAACTGGTGGTAGTCTCGATCTCAAGTTTCAGAAGCCGATATACCAGAATGTCAGAGGCACTCAGCAAGTGGTAGACTGGAGGGCAATAGCATCAGTTGTATGGGCTTTCTAAAAAACTGAGTTAGCTAAAAGTAGGGGCAGGTTTCAAACCTGCCTCTACTCACAAAAACAAAGTCAATGTAGGGCAAGGCTTTAGCCTTGCCTCCCCGCCTGAACATGTACGGGGATAGCAACCCTAAAGCCAAATGAGAGAACCATGATCAGGAGTGTTTCTCTTTAAGTTATCTATAAGTTCATGTTTAGGAAATTCAAAGTTTTTCATTATGCTGTTAACACACCCCTAACCACAATTGTACAGACGCAAGATTTTGCGTCTGTACAGGAGGATGAACCCACCCCTAGCCCC is a window from the Candidatus Jettenia sp. genome containing:
- a CDS encoding transporter, which codes for MRILAVVLLLSLFTARSVYAHGECCLSGSLSEATISGITLAPNFGISLQYEYTNMKTIRDGTNSISHNEVLEKKAEEWPMMSMDTKSFSIPTRMIMQKYTLLGVYSFTEKFQFLATVPYVKNDMNMRSITRNPMGMDMIMDMEMDTVEGLGDVTLMGLYTLYTDAPVLPTKRLTLGLGVKTPTGENDEKTDSGKLVHAVMQPGTGSWDPLLFVNYMRAFYPWVFQVNFLYQLTTEGDEGYEFGDKVSLDFVTRYQVTSYLSPGFELNGFYGAKDIDHDDKFSRPETSLLDNTDNTGLVSLSVTPSLQIRIPKTGGSLDLKFQKPIYQNVRGTQQVVDWRAIASVVWAF